One window from the genome of Microbulbifer sp. ALW1 encodes:
- a CDS encoding alpha/beta fold hydrolase encodes MLALIWRWSLRFLGTLLVLLLLFIIYGGFAYRDQPLRNSEATRDVSFLKTGHAEIAYRADGLNHDDTTPVILLHAMFFHMGMWDAWAPELARSRPVYRFDVPGHGLSSLAESGDYSLQSTMNTLRDFMDRQGIDRAILVGASRGRNPVQFCCRASRAR; translated from the coding sequence ATGTTGGCATTGATCTGGAGGTGGTCGCTGCGTTTTCTGGGGACGCTGCTGGTATTGTTACTGTTGTTTATTATTTACGGCGGTTTTGCCTACCGGGACCAGCCACTGCGCAATAGCGAGGCTACTCGAGACGTCTCTTTCTTGAAAACAGGGCACGCCGAGATTGCCTACCGCGCCGATGGTCTGAACCACGACGACACAACCCCCGTGATACTGCTGCACGCCATGTTTTTTCATATGGGCATGTGGGATGCATGGGCCCCAGAGCTGGCCCGCAGCCGCCCGGTTTACCGCTTCGATGTGCCCGGCCACGGCCTGTCGTCACTGGCGGAAAGTGGTGACTATTCCTTGCAGAGCACCATGAATACATTGCGGGACTTCATGGATCGGCAAGGCATTGACCGCGCCATTCTCGTCGGTGCCTCCAGGGGGCGCAACCC